From the Candidatus Thorarchaeota archaeon genome, the window TGTAGCCCTCGTCTTGACTCACAGGGGGTTCATCATTATCAACACCAGCAGCACGAAGATCCATCTTGTTTCCAACAAGGATTATCGGAGGAGTGTATCCCAGAGAGTTTGTGGACTCCTTGATCCAAAAGTCAACACTCTCAAAAGACCAACGATCAGTAACAGAATAGACGATAATCACAACCCCAGTGTCCTCATAGAACTCTGTCCGACTGACATGCGCCTTTGCAGCATCGTCGAAACACCAAGACTGCAGATGCACCCTGTGTGTGGCCAGCTCGTATATGTTCTCGTAGATATGAACCTGCTCGACACCATCCAGTTTAGGATGGCCCATCTTAGCCTTCTCAAGAAGCGATTTTTTCCCGACACCCTCTTCGCCTAAGACGATGACCTTTGCGGTGACAATGGGCTTGATGATATGGTCCTTAGTGTCAGCAGCCTTATCAGATGCAGGTACGGTGGCCTCTGAGACTTCGGGCTCCTTAGCCGCTTCAGCACTAGCCTCTTCAACAAGCGTTTCGGGTTCAACATGGGGTGTCTTGTCCGCTTCGGCTGCATAGGTCTTTTGTGAGGCGCGGAGCTCTTCAGCTCCTGATACACTGATTCGGATTTGCGGACGCGCGGGTTTGGATGGCTGCTCCTCTGTAGGAGGCACAAAATCATCACTTAGACTCTCAACAGCAGCAAGTGCATCCATAATGTCTGAGAAATCGTTCCCTGAGAGGAACTTTATTCCAGTCGCATCGATCGCGTCAGTGGTAGTGACCGAGGTGGAGACCGCTTTATCAGGAGGAGGACTGGTAGCCGTTGCGGATTCGGATGTAGGCTTCGCGGCCGCCTTTTCGGAAGGTGTCATCTGATCAGTGGAAACACTCTCTTCTTGGACATTTCTATGCTCTGATTTAGATGACGAGGCTGGTACCGATTCCCTCGTTGTGGCGGAGGCCGTAGAAGGACTCTGTGTATCAATCTTAGAAGGAACAGGGGTTTCGGATTCTTCAGCCGTAGGTGTAACCTTCTCAACAGGAGCCGCGGGTTTGGAAGCATCAGACTTTGCTTTCTGCTTGGCCGCACTTTTCGATGGGGGCTTCCGCGTTTCTTCATCCTCATCAGGTGGACCTACAAGTATTGAGCGGGCACGTGGAACACCAATACGAGTCAATGTTTCTTCTATAATCCCCGGTGCAAGCCGTTTTCCACGTGCTTTAAAGAACACCTCAAGATCTTTGACCACTTCATCAAAAGAGCGGCTCTTCGCTTTTATCTTCTTGAGTATGATCCCTTTGTCTCGTATCTCTATGTATCCTAATGCGAGTGTGACCGCAATAGTTGTTCCGGGGACAATCACAGGAAGCATATCTCCAAACTGCTGTGGCTTCGTGTCTTGGCGATAGGTAGGGGGGATAGATAACTGTTTTGCAGGATATTACTGTAAAACCAGATAGCAATGGTGAGACATGTTCACAAACACGGCGGATTGAGAAGTTCCACGATCACAGATCCACAAAAAACGACATACATCAAATCGGCTCTGTGTGAAAAGTCAGTGAAATAGTGATTATGAGAAGCATGAACACCATTTTGCGATTGAATTCAAAACGTTTCGGGATCCATTCTGACTTGAACGATCTATGTCTGTGGACTTTTCACACAGCTCCGCAAGAATGACTCCAATTATATCTGGGATCAGGATTTCTTGCATCATCACGATCAATCCAACTATCGAATGTACTGGTGCTGAATATACTGTTACATCACTCGAAATATGAGTCCTACATAATCTACGTTCCCTGATTTGATTTGCTTCAATATGTAGGCTGGACGAAAATAGAACTTTAAATATGCTTTATGTAGGAGATGTTTAATGGTTTCTATGGTCATCCCCGGAGGTGACATGACCGCTCCCAATACTGAGAAATCTTTCCAAGATTTTACTCGAATCCACTTTTCTTGTTTGGCCTGATCATAAAGTGGTGTGCCTGGATATGGTGTACAAATAGTAAACTGTGCTAACTCTGGGTCCAATCTACATGCAAGATCAATAGTTTCATTTGCTTCTAATTCTGTTTCGGTAGGATATCCAACCATGAAGGAGAGAACCAGTTCTAATCCAGCTTTCTTTGCGATTTCCACTGCCTGATTGACCTGTTCAATTGTTATGCCCTTCTTCATAGCATTCAATACTCGTTGGCTTCCAGATTCCACTCCCATATACAGTGTATGACACCCAGCTGAATGCAGCCACTCGGCTATCTCAGGATGACGCGATAGGATATTGGCTCTTGTAGAACAAGTCCATCCAATCTTGAAACCTTCCTCCCTGAATTCTTTGCATATTGCACGGACCCTTTTAGTGTCAAATGTGAAAAGATCATCAATGAACTCAATTTCTCTCACACCATACTTGTTTTCAAGGAGCTTGACCTCACGAATAACATTTTCTGGAGACCTACCTCTCCATCTCTTACCTGTAATCCTGGAAGATGAACAGAAAGTACAGCTATATGGACACCTTGAGAAAAATAGATCCCATCCAACACGACAAACATTTTTTTTCTGATTCTCCCGCCATTAAATCGAGCGACCGCAGCAGGACAGATGTTCCATCACTGCTTGATTTCGAAGTAAACCAGTTAGTTGCATATCTGAACAATCGGTTCTTGGACAGGGATTCCAAAGCTGCGACTTGATTTTCCTCAGAACTTTGAAGAGTTGTTAGATTCTCCGTATCGCTTCCGTGAAACCTGAGATTATTTTTTTTCTTTTCTCTCTCATTCGTTTTTGTCAAGCGGCCTTTGCTGTTTATGGATAATGATTCATAGAGATATTTAAATCAGTCGATATATCTATGCATATTTTTTTCTATTATAGATTCAGCTTATTGCTTTTCAAGTAACTATTTTTGATTATATTTGGTATGCACAAAGAATTCAAATATAGAGTTATCTCGAATAACAAATAATTTATTGGAAACATTTATGATGGCCAAAGAAATAAAAAATTAAGTCATGAATCTGTGATTTATACTTGCAATGGTGCGTTTTCTACAACAGGATTATGTCAGCCGAATAGTTTATCTATAAACTTGTAATGTTAAACAAGACCGACATTTGGTTAGGTGGAGAGATTGAATTCAGACGCTATTGTCGATTTACATTCTATTTCGCGAGTGTATCGAATGGGGCTGGTGGAAGTCCATGCTCTTCGTGGTATTGATATGCAGATAAAGCGCGGCGAGCGGATTGCGATCATGGGTCCTAGTGGCTCCGGCAAGACCACTTGCCTCAATATCATTGGTGCTCTTGATAAACCGACTTCTGGAACTGTTTACATTGATGGAATCGACATCACCCAAAAGAGCGAAAAGGAACTGACAAAGATTCGTCGGGATAAGATCAGTTTTATCTTTCAGTTTTTCAATCTCCTTCCCGTCCTAACTGCATTTGAGAATGTAGAGATCCCCCTATTGATTGCTGGCGTTGATGAGGCTGAACGAAAAGAGGAAGTCGAACGCCTGCTTGAACTTGTTGGGTTGAGCGATCGGGCCACTCATCACCCCGATGAATTATCAGGCGGCGAACAGCAACGAGTTGCTATTGCACGGGCTCTCGCCAAGCCTCCCGGTTCGACAAGCTCGATTATCATTCTTGCAGATGAGCCGACTGGCGATCTTGATACGAGCACTGGCGAAGAGGTCATGGACGTTCTTCTCAAGAGCACTCAGAAAGAGAATAGCACACTCATAGTTGTCACGCATGATGCGGATGTTGGTGCAAAGTTGGATCGGATCTTGACAATGCGTGATGGTCTGATCGTGAGCGATTCGTGAGGTGTTTATCGTGGCATTAGCACCGGTAGAACGTGATGCCTTTCAAGGCGCCCGTCGTAAAGGAGTAACTCTGCTCTGTCTGCTTATGGGGTCTGCCATTTTTTCTGGCATGTTCATCTATATCGATTCGTACTCTGTGTATAGATGGAATGACTTTATTTCTGATGATGCCCCTGCTATGATCGTTACCGGCCCTCACTCAACTCAGGCTCTGTCGCGCGTTAAAAGCTATAGTGCGGTCACTAGACTTACAGCCTTTTGGACTGGGGAGGCCTCTTATGAAGTACCCTCAGATGGTTCGACGCCTTGGTCTCGATATGCAACAGTGATTGCTTACAATAAGACTAGTTTCCAACAATATTCCGACTTTGCGACTCTGACGCTCGGTCGTTTTCCCGGTAGTGTGACTGAGGTGGCTGTAGGTATCTGGAGAGCCCAATACGAAAATATTAGAATTAATGATTATCTTAATCTGACCCTCTCCTATCAGGGCATTCAAACAAGTAACTTTACTGTTCGAGTTGTAGGGTTATACACTACCAATATGCTCTCTGATATTAATTTTTATTCGTATAACCAATATTTAGGAGATTTGATCGTAGATCAAGGGTTGTTCACTGGTCATTATTGTTCAATTAATAGGGATACCGTTCTTATCGATATCGACAGGTCGCCCCTGTCCCCTCTAGATAGGAGTGCCTCCTATTCCTACGTGAAGAAGATAGAGAACAATGTCATGGAGAAGTTCGATCCCAACTATGATCCGACACGGTCATGGAATTCAGATTACAGCATGAGCCCCATCCTCTCCTCATCGATAGCTTCCTATACACAATGGATAATGATGACACGTTTTAGTGAGCTCTTGCGGAATACGGGAGTCCTTCTTCTCTTCATCTTGACCATTATGATTGCCGTGAGATACAATGTTAATGATCGACGGTATGAATCGGAGATGCTCATTGCGCGGGGTGCTTCCTTGGCCTCGACGCAGATGATGACCTATAAGGAGATCATGGCGCTCTCGGTGATCGCAAGTATCGGAGGTCTCGGAGTTGGGGTTGTCCTGAGTAGGTTCGGTCTCATCAGTCCGGGCTTTCTCATGTACGACCTGTCGCTGTTTACCTCCACACCGCTCTTGATCTCGATGGACTCTATCATCCTCTCAGTTATCCTTACGGTGTTGTTGTCTTTCTTTGGTATTACTGGTTATCTCATTGTCCTTGCGCCCAAGCCTCGAAAAGAAGAGCGTGTGAGCAAGCTTGCTAAACTCGGACGCTTCCTGACCTTGATTCGATGGGATGTACTGACTATTATTCTGACATCCCTGTTCATGCTATCACTCTATCAAAGTGGCAATACAATTCTCTCCTATGGATTCTTGGCGCTCTTTATCTACATCGGTATTGGGCTAACACCGCTCATCCTCTTCCTTGCAGTCACGAACTTGTATATGAAATGGATCAGAGGTATCTCCTATCGCCTATCTCTTTTCCTAAAACGTGTATTTGGCAAGATTCCATCGATGATCGGTGTGCGCAGGGTCGGGCGTCGCTCCTCTTCGGCAGTGCCTGTCACTATGATCATTGTCCTTGCGATCAGTATCGCTTGGACCAATGCCGTTGTGAATTCCTCGCTGCCTGCTACAAAGATGTCACAGGCGCATTATGCATTTGGATCGGACCTGTCATTCCAACTGGATTCCTTCGCACAGGCCAATTGGACCAATTTCATAGGTAACCTTAGCACGTATGAGGGTATTGAGTCATTCACTCAGATCTCGTGTTTCTCAGTCTCGCTTGATTCGGACCAGCAGCATAGTGCATCAGTTGTTGGAATGAAACCCCCCGAATTTATTGAGACCGGATATGATACGAATGGGCAGCCGATGAAGACCTCTCCACTTCGACCTGTCTTGGAACGGCTCGCCAAGACCCCACACGGCGCGATCATAACGGAGAACCTTGCATCAACATTGTCATTGAGCGAGGGCAATATTATCCGCGGGTTCACCTCCAGCTCCGGTAACACTACTGTGACCTCTTGGTCCGTGATTGGGATCGCAGACGCTCTGTCACCTCTCACTTTGACTGATACTGGGACGGAGATATACGGATGGAGCCCCTACACGTATAGGCTCGTCGGCTTGAATACTATATGGGCCAATTGGGACTATGTGCAGACCCTTGCAAATAGCAGCTGGGATGTGACGTACAAAGTTCTTGTGCACTCCTCGTCCGGTGTGAACAGTACTGAACTTGCGGAACGAATAGTAGATGATTGGCAGGGCGTTCTACAATTGACCACTCCCTATGTGAGTGACGATGTAGAGTTGCAGAACTACAAGTATCATTCTACCTACATGTTTGATGGTGCGATTGATACTATCAGTGTCATCGGTTCTATTGTTGTGCTCTTTGTCGTTTTCATACTATATGGGACTGAAGATATCCATAACCGTAGACGAGAGATTGCACTTCTTCGAGCCATGGGCACTGGGCAAAAGGGAGTTCAGCGTGTGCAGGTTGCTGAGATGCTCACTATTCTCTTGACTTCTACTCTACTGCTTCTGTTATTTGCGCCGATCTTCATTTACAATGCAATGCTGAACACTTCGCCCTCGTTTTATCAGTGGCCATTTCTGTCCACCATTACCCTGCCTGTCTGGCATCTTGTTGGTATCTTCTTCACATTTGTGATCTCGATTGTTCTCTTTGTGATTCTTGTGGCACGCTATGGTGCCAAGATCAATTTGGCTGAATCCTTGAACACGACATGGACAGGTGTGACGCCATTAGGAGGAGAATTGTGAAATGTTTCTATCAACTCGTCTGCGCGCCGGAGCACCTCAGATCGTGCTCACATTGGTCGTCTTTGCCATGGCCTCTGGAATCCTTGGTGGTCTGATCTTCTATGTGGATAACACGACCCCTCAGGTCTATGAAGAAGTCACTTCAGATGTCTCCATAGATCTAATGGTCGATGCGTCCTATTCTCTACAGAATTCAAACATGTCCATCTATGATATCCAAAAGATTGTGCAACAAGAGGATCTTGTAAGTTCGACAGCGGTGGTCTATTATCGTCAAGAATGGCGTTGGAGTCAGGAGCATCCTGTAGATACTGTGATCTCCTATTTGGGTATTGATACCAACTTTTTCAAAGCATTTCCAGGAGCACTGGACCTTCCCCCTGATAATGGTCCACTTATAGCAAACACCTGTTGGGTCAGTAGTTCCGAGCTGAGTTACAACTCGTTGAATATTGGAGATAATTATACTATTGAGTACGAGACGTGGGGGATAAATGGTCACGAGATTCATACGTACGTTCTCAAAATTGTAGGGACCTTCACCTCCACACTCTTTAAGGAACGTATTCAGTGGGATGAGCCTGCTGTGAGCACGCTAGGTGTGATCACCGATAATGTTACCATCCATAAGATTTGGAGCGAAGTGCCAGAATATGGCTCTTACCAGTACAGGATTACTACTTCTGTCTGGGCGCGTTTGGACAAGACATCCTTGCTGGCAAGTGATCCGGCTAAAGTCGATGAGACCTTAAGTTCATTGGAAGTTCGAATTGAGCAGGCTGTCCTGCCATATGCCTCTGTTGACTGGTCTGGGTTCCCATTGCGTACTGCATTGCAGGGGTATATTGCATGGGCAGTGGCTATGAGATTCGTATCGATCGCGTTCTCCATTCCCACGATCATGATGGGCGTCTTACTTGTCTACTATGATTCAACTCTGGGTAGTGATGAGATCCACCGCGACTCGAGTACGCTGAAGACAAGAGGTGCCTCCGGAAAACAGGTCTTTCTCTGGATCATGACTCGATCCTCAGTGGTAGCTATCTTGGGAGGTTTTGGTGCACTACTTACAGGTGTTCTTGCATCATTTTTCGCAGGGACGGTTCGGACGTTTTTAGAATTTGATCTGTCCCGCTTGGCCACGTTGACCTTTTTTGTAGAACCAACCACGGTGGTCATTGCATTTTTGTTCTCATTCATGTTGGGCCTTTTCGCGAGCGTTCCGATTGCATATCATTCACTGACCCAATCCATCGCTGAAGCACATCAGATCATTAACAGACGTGTGCTGTTAGGTCGCGAGTTCATGAACGCCCCTGTTGCAGAGGTCGCATTTTTTGCAGTGACGCTGTATTGTCTTGTTCCTCTTCTGCTACTAAGCGGATATGCCATGTATAACCCATCGTCCTTCTTTGGTGTGATGACCATTCTCACGCCCATATTGATCATATTCATAGTGACCGGTACCAGATTGGCCTCTCGCCCCACTTCTGGACTGAAGGGCCGAGTCTTGAATCGCCTGCGACTTGGAAGACTCAGAGTCAGTATGACGGTCCTAGCAAAATCCGTCCGGATGCACAAGAAGACCGAGGCAACCGCCGTTATGTTTGTGGCAATGGTCTTTGCAGCCAGTACGCTGGCCTCGGTGTCTGCGACTACTGGCTATAATCATGTCACGAGTCTAATACGTTTTAAAGTCGGGGCGGACATCTCACTCGAGGTCTCGCAGACCGCGACAAATATCACACTTGATCTGGTTGATAAAATCAGGAATATCTCCGGAGTCGCTGATGCATCCGGAGTTGTCAGAGTCGTAGGTCACGCATTATACAGGCAGTCGGACTTT encodes:
- a CDS encoding B12-binding domain-containing radical SAM protein, producing MTGKRWRGRSPENVIREVKLLENKYGVREIEFIDDLFTFDTKRVRAICKEFREEGFKIGWTCSTRANILSRHPEIAEWLHSAGCHTLYMGVESGSQRVLNAMKKGITIEQVNQAVEIAKKAGLELVLSFMVGYPTETELEANETIDLACRLDPELAQFTICTPYPGTPLYDQAKQEKWIRVKSWKDFSVLGAVMSPPGMTIETIKHLLHKAYLKFYFRPAYILKQIKSGNVDYVGLIFRVM
- a CDS encoding ABC transporter ATP-binding protein, whose translation is MNSDAIVDLHSISRVYRMGLVEVHALRGIDMQIKRGERIAIMGPSGSGKTTCLNIIGALDKPTSGTVYIDGIDITQKSEKELTKIRRDKISFIFQFFNLLPVLTAFENVEIPLLIAGVDEAERKEEVERLLELVGLSDRATHHPDELSGGEQQRVAIARALAKPPGSTSSIIILADEPTGDLDTSTGEEVMDVLLKSTQKENSTLIVVTHDADVGAKLDRILTMRDGLIVSDS